Proteins encoded within one genomic window of Amorphoplanes friuliensis DSM 7358:
- a CDS encoding acetoacetate decarboxylase family protein: protein MNYPPEPWDLRGQLFLSVFAVPRDTLPALPDPLAATVRPVTIGRKAIVGVAWVRYEPGGVLTYEELLAAALTRSGRRLRVSITDIWVDSVPSRDGGRALWGIPKDLAELTVHTGPSGRTSGAASTARGPIAAASFSPGIRLPGRWPTPMTLAQAFGDTVKHSPVRGHARLRLGGATWRIEPGGPLRHLAGRRPLLTATLADFRLRFGAQADTTYAPAGAPPEA, encoded by the coding sequence GTGAACTACCCGCCCGAACCGTGGGACCTGCGCGGTCAGCTTTTCCTGTCGGTCTTCGCCGTGCCCCGCGACACGCTGCCGGCACTGCCCGATCCGCTCGCCGCGACCGTGCGTCCGGTGACCATCGGCCGGAAAGCGATAGTCGGGGTGGCCTGGGTCCGCTACGAGCCGGGCGGTGTCCTGACCTACGAGGAGCTGCTGGCCGCGGCCCTGACCCGGTCGGGCCGGCGGTTGCGGGTCAGCATCACCGACATCTGGGTCGACAGTGTGCCGTCCCGCGACGGCGGCCGCGCCCTGTGGGGCATCCCCAAGGACCTGGCCGAGCTCACCGTCCACACCGGCCCGAGCGGCCGCACCTCCGGGGCCGCGAGCACCGCGCGAGGTCCGATCGCCGCGGCGTCCTTCAGCCCCGGCATCCGCCTGCCCGGCCGCTGGCCGACCCCGATGACCCTGGCCCAGGCGTTCGGCGACACCGTCAAACACTCCCCGGTACGCGGCCACGCGCGCCTGCGCCTCGGCGGTGCCACCTGGCGGATCGAACCCGGCGGACCGCTGCGCCACCTCGCCGGCCGCCGCCCCCTGCTCACGGCCACCCTGGCCGACTTCCGGCTGCGCTTCGGGGCACAAGCTGACACCACCTACGCCCCGGCGGGCGCTCCGCCGGAGGCCTGA